The Rhodoluna lacicola genome includes the window TTGTTAGTTGCGTCAAGCCCGGCAAAGTAGCCACGCTTTGCGGTTTCAAAACGGGTGCGGGCACTTGAGAATCGCTTCCAAATTGCATCCGCCTCAGACTTAGATACTTTAGGTCCGGATTTCTGAAGTTCTTGCCATTGCTCAAAGAGCTTTGTCATCTCTGCTCCGGAGCTCTTCCACTGTGTTTTTGAAGCGTCTTGATTTGCGATTTGCTCTGCGCGCTCTGCAATCTTGAGACGAGAGGCGAGTGCTTCGGCGGTGGCCTCTTTGGTTGCCTCGTGCTTCTCGGCCACAAGAGCGGTTATTTTCTCATCGAGGTTGTTTACGCGACGGCGAAGATCAGCAAGGTCACCTACCGCCGCTGGTTCCCTAAGATCCTCAACTAATTTTGCGGCAATCTTTTTCATGCCATGCGAGTCAACTTTGTTGGCAACACGTTGTTCGAGAATTCGGACCTGGGCAGCAAGATCCTCAAATTTACGAACAAAGTATGCAAGTGCCTCATCAGGAGTCACGCCGGGGTACTGGCCAACCTTGCGTTCTGATCCGTCAATTACGAATACGTTGTTTTCGGCGTCTACGCGACCGAACTGTGTGGTTGACATTTATGGCTCCTATTTTTTTAGGCGTCTAGAAATCTAGACCGGTGGACTTGCTCTTTATTTTAGGTCGATGGCGCCGAGCTTGGTTTCGATGGCTGGCTTGCCATCCGAAGAACCATCTTGAGTGCCGGCTTTGATTATCTTGTTGAGCCCACTAAGACCCTTAGTGACTTTTCCGAAAACGGTGTAACCACCGACGGCGTCACTTGGAATATTGCTGTCCTTGTAAACGATGAAAAATTGACTGCCCATGCTTGATGCATCCCCGCCAACCCTTGCCATTGCTAAGACTCCCTCTTTGTAAAGATTGTCTGCTGGGGCATTCTCAATAGGCCCCCAGTTGTAGCCGGGGCCACCACTTCCATCTCCGTTTGGGTCACCGCACTGAAGGACGTAGATTCCAGCGGTGGTCAGTCGATGACAAGCTATGCCGTCAAAAAATTTCTTATTTGCCAAGCTCAGAAAGTTGGCCACAGCCTGCGGAGCTTTTGCTCCGTCAAGCGAGACAGCTAAGGTACTGCCACCAACCTCGATCGAACCAGTCCATTCGCGACCCAAAGCCAAATCCGGCGCGGGAACCAAGGATGAGTTTGTCGCCACTGACTCAGAAGCTGCTGGCGTCGACCCGGCCTGACCTGGACCGAATCCAAAGTATGCCAGTTGCAAAACCATGGCTGCAACAACGGCACCGCCCGAAACAATCAGGGCAAAACGATTATCGGAAGCCTGTTGGGCCTTCTTTATCGCGGCAGCAGCCTTGTGAGCCTCAAATTTTTGAGCACTCGCTTGGGCTGAGGCATAGATGTTCTGGGTCTTTTTCTTTGAGGCCAATTTACGTTCCTTTTTATTTTTCTCACTTGATTTTACGCACCTTTAGCAACCAATTCTCACGTCCGGCATCAGACATCGGCTAGCCTGAAGGCTATGTCAGACCAAACCGGGCTATTTTCGGGCGCCATGCCTTTGGCCGCCCGCATGCGCCCAACCAGTCTCGAAGAGTTAGTCGGGCAGGGCCACTTACTTAAGCCGGGTTCTCCGCTTCAGGCACTGGCCACGAAAGCCATCCCCGGTGAGAGATCCTCATCGGTGTCAGTGATTCTCTGGGGTCCGGCGGGTACAGGCAAGACAACCATTGCTCAGCTGGTGGCCCGTCTCAGTGGACGCAGATTCGTTGAACTAAGCGCAATTACTGCCGGAGTCAAGGACGTTCGCGAAGTTATGGAGCGGGCCCGCGCCGATCGGGATGCCTACGGCGTGAACACCGTGCTTTTTCTAGACGAAATTCACCGCTTTTCAAAGGCACAGCAGGACGCATTGCTACCCGGTGTTGAAAACGGCTGGATTGTGCTGATCGCAGCGACCACTGAAAACCCAAGTTTCTCGGTAATCTCGCCACTTTTATCAAGATCGCTGCTGCTAACCCTCACTCTGATATCTGACGCGGATTTGGTGACTGTGCTAAAAAGAGCTGTACTTGCTCCGCAAGGACTCGCTGGTGCGATTTCAGCTGACGAAGACGTACTTGCGCAAATTGCCCTGGTTTCAGGGGGAGATGCCCGCCGGGCGCTAACAATATTGGAGGCAGCGGCCACCGTCGCAATTGGGAATGCCCCCATAAGTGCTTCAAATTCAACCACGGCAGTTCTTGAGGAACACGTTTCGGCCGCCATGGATCGAGCGCTGGTTCGATACGACAAGGACGGCGACCAGCATTACGACGTAATCAGCGCCTTTATCAAGTCGGTTCGTGGTTCGGACGCCGATGCCGCCGTTCACTACTTGGCTCGAATGATTGAGGCTGGTGAAGACCCTAGATTCATCGCCAGACGCCTGATAATCCTGGCCGCAGAGGACATTGGTCTTGCCGATCCTCACGCATTGCCGCTTGCAGTTGCCGCTGCTGAGGCCGTGGCGATGATCGGCATGCCGGAAGGCCGCATTCCGCTTGCCGAGGCCACTATTTACCTGTGCCTGGCACCAAAATCTAACTCGGCATACAACGCAATCAATCAGGCAATTGAAGATGTGCGAGCCGGCCTGTTTGGCGAGGTGCCAAAGCCACTGCGCAGCTCTAATCATGCCGGCGCAAAGGGTGCCGGGGCGGGCGTTGGCTACCTATACCCACATGATGACCCAAAAGCGGTCGTCCCGCAGCGCTACCTTGACGACAAGACTCTGAACCGAAGCTATTTCAAGCCGAAGGATATCGGTGTTGAAAGAGAACTTGTTGAACGCTGGGCCAAGCTGCGCGGAATCATTCGCTCATTCAAAAAATAGCCAACTGCCCTTTATTCACGCGTAAGTCGCTGTTAGGATAGTCAGGTTGCCGACTGGAGCATTCAATCGCGGCTGAACGAATGCTCAACTCACGGTGCGACCTTCTTATAGCCAGAGGGTCCGTGGCAGAGGATCTCCTCGATCCGACTTGTGAACAATTACCGCTATAGGAATCTTCGGATTCAATGAAAGGAACACGTGTCAAAGACAACACGTACCCGCAGCAAGACTCGCTTGTCGCGAGCTTTGGGACTAGCTCTTACTCCAAAGGCTGCAAAGTATCTAGAAAAACGCCCTTACGCTCCTGGTGAGCACGGCCGCACCAAGAAGAAGGCCGACAGCGACTTTGCCGTTCGTCTTCGCGAGAAGCAGCGTCTTCGCGCTCAGTACGGTATTCGCGAGGCACAGCTTCGTAAGACCTTTGCTGAAGCAAAGCGCGCCGAGGGTCTAACTGGTGAAAACCTAGTTGAGCTTCTAGAAATGCGTCTTGACGCGATCGTTTTGCGCGCAGGTTTCGCACGCACAATTGCACAGGCACGTCAGATGGTTGTACACCGTCACATTCTTGTCAACGGAGAGCGCGTTGACCGTCCTTCATTCCGCGTAAAGCCTGGACAGCTAGTTCACGTTCACGCGAAGAGTGAAGTTACCGAGCCATTCCAGGTTGCAGCTGCCGGTGGACACGTTGATGTTCTACCTCCAGTACCTGGCTACCTAGACGTTTCACTAGACAAGTTGCACGCAACTCTAGTTCGCCGTCCAAAGCGCGCTGAAGTTCCAGTTACCTGTGAAGTTCAGCTTGTGGTTGAGTACTACGCTGCTCGCTAATCGCGACACCGATATTCAACAACAATAGAAATTAGGGGAGTTCAGATGAGCGGTGGAGACATTGCAGCATTGATAGCGGCCGGAGGCTTCGTGCTTCTAGTGCTTTTCATTGCAGTGCCGTTGCTAAAGCTTGGGCGCGTACTAGATGAGACTCGCAATTCAATTCGCGATCTTAACGAAAGCGTTGCTCCATTGCTCACTGAACTAACCGATACCGTGACTGCAACCAACAAGCAGTTGGCTCGCGTGGATGTAATCACCGAGAACGTCGCAGAAGTTACTTCAAACATCAGTTCACTTGTTGCTGTATTTTCTTCTGCAGTTGGATCACCTTTGGTAAAAATTGCGGGCCTAACTCAAAGCCTGCGTAGCGCCCTGACCGGTAAAAAGAAGTAGGAATCAAAATGAAGAAGATCTTTTGGCTAGTCGTTGGTATTTTTGCCGGCGTTGAAATCAAGAAGCAACTTGATAAGAACCCAAATGCTCAGGCCCTTCTTGCTGATGCGACTGCGCGCGCTAAAGAACTTGGCGAAACCGCAACTGAGGCATTCCTAGACCGCACCGCAGAACTTACTGGAACTCCTCGTTCTTCAAAAGCAAGTGCTGCGAAGAAGCCTGCAGCCAAGAAGCCTGCCGCTAAAAAGCCGGCAGCTGCTAAGAAGCCAGCGGCAAAGAAGTCTCCAGCAACTAAGCCTGCAACTAAGTAATCGTGCAGACCGCCGAGATACGCCGGCGCTGGCTCGATTTCTTCGAGAGCAAAGGCCACACAGTTGTACCTTCTGCTTCGCTGATTAGCGAAGACCCATCCCTGCTTTTCACCGTTGCCGGAATGGTTCCATTCATTCCTTACATGAGCGGTCTTGTTCCAGCTCCCTACTCACGAGCGACTTCGGTTCAGAAGTGTGTGCGCACGCTAGACATTGAAGAGGTTGGCAAGACTACCCGTCACGGTACCTTCTTCCAGATGAACGGAAACTTCTCGTTCGGCGACTATTTCAAAAAAGAAGCCATTGCTTACGCATGGGAATTTCTCACCGGCTCTAAGGATTCTGGTTGCTTGGGGTTAGACCCGCAACTGCTTTGGGTGACCGTTTTCCAGGACGACGATGAGTCAATAGGAATCTGGCGTGAGGTTGCCGACATTCCGATGGAGCGAATTCAGCGTCGCGGCATGAAAGACAACTACTGGTCAACCGGTCAGCCTGGTCCGGCCGGACCTTGCTCGGAAATTTACTACGATCGCGGTCCAGCTTATGGTCGCGAAGGTGGACCAGAGGCCGACGAAGATCGCTACATCGAAATCTGGAACCTCGTCTTCATGCAGTACGAACGCGGCGAAGGAACCGGAAAAGACAGCTTCGAGATTCTTGGGGAACTGCCAAAGAAGAACATCGATACCGGTATGGGTCTAGAACGTGTTGCATTTTTGATGCAGGGTGTAGAAAACCTTTACGAGATTGATCAGGTCCGTCCGGTACTTGATCTGGCTGCAAAACTTTCTGGCAAGACCTACGGCGCAAGTGTTGAAGACGACGTTCGCATGCGTGTTGTTGCCGACCACGTTCGTTCAGCATTGATGCTGATTGGCGACGGTGTCACTCCAGCAAATGATGGCCGTGGCTACGTGCTTCGTCGTTTGCTTCGCCGCACAGTTCGCTCCATGCGTTTGCTTGGTGTTGAGCGCCCGGTATTTACCGAGCTGTTCACAGTTTCAAAAGACGCCATGAAGGCTGCCTATCCAGAACTCGAGGCCGAGTTTGATCGCATTTTGCGCGCAGCAGTTGGCGAGGAAGAAACTTTCTTACGCACACTTACCGCAGGCACCGTGTTCCTTGATCAGGCGCTTGCCGATGTGAAGGCTGCAAAATCAACTCAACTTACTGGCGACGCTGCATTCCTGCTGCACGACACCTACGGCTTTCCAATCGATCTGACTCTAGAGATAGCCGAAGAAGCGGGTCTAACGGTTGACCGCGATGGTTTCAAGTCGTTGATGGCCGAGCAGCGCGATCGCGCTAAGGCCGATGCCCGCGAAAAGAAATTGGGCGGCACTGATCTTTCGGTTTACTCAGACTTCCGTGCCAAGGGCGTCACCAAGTTCACCGGTTACGAGTCTTTGGAAACCGATGCCAAGGTATTGGGCTTGATTGTTGATGGTAAAGACACCAAGTCTGCAGCCCAAGGACAAATTGCCGAGGTAATTCTTGACGAGACTTCTTTCTACGCTGAATCTGGCGGTCAGGACTCCGACGCTGGTCTAATAATTGGCGACGGCATTGAACTTGAAGTGCTTGACGTGCAGAAACCAGTCAAGGGCTTGATTAGTCACAAGGT containing:
- a CDS encoding replication-associated recombination protein A; this encodes MSDQTGLFSGAMPLAARMRPTSLEELVGQGHLLKPGSPLQALATKAIPGERSSSVSVILWGPAGTGKTTIAQLVARLSGRRFVELSAITAGVKDVREVMERARADRDAYGVNTVLFLDEIHRFSKAQQDALLPGVENGWIVLIAATTENPSFSVISPLLSRSLLLTLTLISDADLVTVLKRAVLAPQGLAGAISADEDVLAQIALVSGGDARRALTILEAAATVAIGNAPISASNSTTAVLEEHVSAAMDRALVRYDKDGDQHYDVISAFIKSVRGSDADAAVHYLARMIEAGEDPRFIARRLIILAAEDIGLADPHALPLAVAAAEAVAMIGMPEGRIPLAEATIYLCLAPKSNSAYNAINQAIEDVRAGLFGEVPKPLRSSNHAGAKGAGAGVGYLYPHDDPKAVVPQRYLDDKTLNRSYFKPKDIGVERELVERWAKLRGIIRSFKK
- the rpsD gene encoding 30S ribosomal protein S4, with the translated sequence MSKTTRTRSKTRLSRALGLALTPKAAKYLEKRPYAPGEHGRTKKKADSDFAVRLREKQRLRAQYGIREAQLRKTFAEAKRAEGLTGENLVELLEMRLDAIVLRAGFARTIAQARQMVVHRHILVNGERVDRPSFRVKPGQLVHVHAKSEVTEPFQVAAAGGHVDVLPPVPGYLDVSLDKLHATLVRRPKRAEVPVTCEVQLVVEYYAAR
- a CDS encoding DUF948 domain-containing protein; this encodes MSGGDIAALIAAGGFVLLVLFIAVPLLKLGRVLDETRNSIRDLNESVAPLLTELTDTVTATNKQLARVDVITENVAEVTSNISSLVAVFSSAVGSPLVKIAGLTQSLRSALTGKKK
- the alaS gene encoding alanine--tRNA ligase: MQTAEIRRRWLDFFESKGHTVVPSASLISEDPSLLFTVAGMVPFIPYMSGLVPAPYSRATSVQKCVRTLDIEEVGKTTRHGTFFQMNGNFSFGDYFKKEAIAYAWEFLTGSKDSGCLGLDPQLLWVTVFQDDDESIGIWREVADIPMERIQRRGMKDNYWSTGQPGPAGPCSEIYYDRGPAYGREGGPEADEDRYIEIWNLVFMQYERGEGTGKDSFEILGELPKKNIDTGMGLERVAFLMQGVENLYEIDQVRPVLDLAAKLSGKTYGASVEDDVRMRVVADHVRSALMLIGDGVTPANDGRGYVLRRLLRRTVRSMRLLGVERPVFTELFTVSKDAMKAAYPELEAEFDRILRAAVGEEETFLRTLTAGTVFLDQALADVKAAKSTQLTGDAAFLLHDTYGFPIDLTLEIAEEAGLTVDRDGFKSLMAEQRDRAKADAREKKLGGTDLSVYSDFRAKGVTKFTGYESLETDAKVLGLIVDGKDTKSAAQGQIAEVILDETSFYAESGGQDSDAGLIIGDGIELEVLDVQKPVKGLISHKVLVRKGSISIDQKVSTRVDAEWRIGARQAHSGTHIVHAALREVLGPTALQSGSYNKPGYLRLDFAWGQALSAETKSEIEEVSNLAIRKDLAVTAQFMTLPEAKKWGAVALFGETYDESVRVVEIGGPWSRELCGGTHVDHSSQIGMISLIGESSVGSGSRRVEALVGIEAFRAFAAERALVARLTEVLKSPKEQLEERLTSTIEDLKLAQRKLAALQAGQLATRIPEFVSAAQQIGSTKFIAAELGEVGSVDDLRTFASSIREKVSSENAVAAVLGIIDAKPMLVIATTESARATGAKAGALVHIASAILGGGGGGKDDIAQGGGSDASKIAEAISAVKEALSA
- a CDS encoding peptidylprolyl isomerase; amino-acid sequence: MASKKKTQNIYASAQASAQKFEAHKAAAAIKKAQQASDNRFALIVSGGAVVAAMVLQLAYFGFGPGQAGSTPAASESVATNSSLVPAPDLALGREWTGSIEVGGSTLAVSLDGAKAPQAVANFLSLANKKFFDGIACHRLTTAGIYVLQCGDPNGDGSGGPGYNWGPIENAPADNLYKEGVLAMARVGGDASSMGSQFFIVYKDSNIPSDAVGGYTVFGKVTKGLSGLNKIIKAGTQDGSSDGKPAIETKLGAIDLK